The DNA region ATTTTCCTCGGCGGTCTTAACGTGATCTTTAAATCTGAACTCCTGTCCGCCTGCCGAAATAATATAATTGAAGCAGTAGCGTGCATCTTCCACAAAGCGCTCAGCCTCTGCAAGCTTATCTTCAAACCGCGAAAATGCGATCTCGTAGAGCATTTCAAAAAACTCATCGCTTACGCAGTTTTCCGAAGTTTCACGGATCCACTTCTCCGTATGGCATATCGAACGCAGATGGCTGTAAAGCTCCTTTACCACATATTTCAGTTCGCCTGTGTCCACCGAGAAAAAGTTATCGAGAAATCTGTACTCATCTATATTTTCAGCACAGAGTTCCTCCGCCGCCTGTTCAAAGGCGGTATCAAATATCATCTCACACTCTGCTTCGCCAAGTATCTTCAGGTTGCCCGTAAACTCGAACTTATTCAGGTTCTCCTTGACCATATCAAAGCAGAAAGAATCTATGGTGGATATCCTCGCAAGCTGTACAAGATCCTGCTGACGAAGCACCCAGACGTTTTCGGGGTCTTCACGGAGTTTTTTCTCAAAAGCCGCATTCAGCTTGTCGCGCATCTGCGCGGCGGCATCTATGGTGAATGTAACGGCAAGAAGTCTGTCCGCGGGGATATTCTTCTCCTTGTCCGTCAGCAGTCGGATTATCCTTTCGATAAGTACCGCGGTCTTACCGCTTCCTGCCGCCGCGGATACGGTAACTCCCCTGCCGTATGAATCTATGGCTTTCTGCTGATCGGCTGTCCAGCTGACACTCATTCTTCTCCCTCCCCCTTTTCATTCATTATCTCTTCAAGCGCTTCTTTCATCTGCTCTTTGTTTCCCTTTCTCGGCTCATCGGGAAAGGCTTTTCCGCATATGCCGCCGAATCGGCAGTATGAGCATATATTCTCCAGCGGGTCGGCATCGATGTCACCATCTAGCAGACGGTTTCCGTACTCGATGACCTTGCGTTTCGCAAATATCCTCATGGCAGTGAACATAGCATCGCTCATGGTACAGCTGCTGAGTGAAGCTTTGCTGATAGTCGAGTCAAGCTTCTCATTTATGCCATCCGCATCGGATATCCTGCCCTTTCGGGAAAATGCATCGATGGCAGATTCGCAGGCAGCGGTGTAAAGTGCGTCCTCCGAAAGTTCGCAGTCCTCGGAAAGCTTCTGACCGTCGCCTATCAGTTTCAGGTAGAATACTCCCGCCTGTTCAAGCTCCATATCTGGGTTGACGGGATTGCCCGTTTCAAGCAGAACAGACAGATATATGAGCATTTGCAGATTCAGCCCGCAGAAAAGTTCGCCAAGGTCAAAGGCTGTCTGTTTGCGGAATTTATAGTCGATTATTCGCACGAATTTTCTGCCGTTCTCATCCTCGTAGATGTCGGCGCGGTCGATAGTGCCGATAAGAACAATGTGTCTGCCGTCTTTCAGCGTCAGGTCGAGATGGTCGGCACCGTTATCTCTGGTCAGCCTGTATTCGGTAACTGCGGGCGCAAATCCGCCGTTTGAAAGTTCCCGCTGAACATACTTAACGATGTTGAACGCCTGCTGTTTCATCGATTCAAATCGGTAGAGGAATGTTTTGTTCTTGCCGAAATCTCCGCAGAAAACGTTTTTGTAATAGTCGCCGAAACGTTCTTCTATCAGCCCCGTTATATCTTCCTCGGTCATGGCAAGAAAATGCTCGCGGTTCTCGGTGGGAGTGCGTTCTTCCGAACCTATGGCTTTTTCGAGAACATCGTGTATCATCAGACCCTTGTTAAGACCGTCCATATCCATCTTCTGTGAACGTGAAAGTCTCAGCCCGTAATTGCAGAAGTACATAAATGGACATTTGAAATAGTTGTCAAGCTTGGTCGGTGAAACTTCCGCTGTTTCAGCCGCAAAAAAGACTTCCTTTGCTCTTTCTTCCGAAAGCTTGAAAGGCTTATCCTTGCAGGCTTCACTGAGAGTCCTAAGCTTATCATAATAGTAAGCCGAGCCCATAAGGGAATCACGTATACTGCTGACAGAAGCGGTGTTATCCCGGGAATGTTCTATGTACACAGTGTAAGCCGTCTTGTATGAAGTGCAGAAAAAGTCGGAGGGCAGCTGATTTATACTCTCCACCCCAAGACCCAGTATCTCACGCACTTCTTTAACAAGCACCGATGGACGCTTCTCCGTACCTAGCAGGTCGGAACGGGAATACAGCACATAAAGCCTGTCCGTAGGCGTACAAAGTGCGGTGTAAGCGGCAAGTCTTTCGCGTTTGAGGGTATTCAGCGAATTATCCGCTATCTCGATATCCTCTTCAAGCTTTAAAAGTTCCTTTTCGTGTTCGCTGAGAAGTCCCCTGCTTTTAACCGAGGCAGGAAATACGCCGTCATTGACCTCCGCCGCAAACAGAGCCTTTACACCGCTGAACCTCGAATGTGAAGCATCAACTATGCGGACACAGTCAAGCTTCTGCGGCGGCTCGGAGACTTTCATCTGCGAGAGCATAAGGCTGTAAAGGTCGTAATAACTGCGCAGACTTATCTTTTCCTCCCCAAGCAGTTCGTATATCGACCTGACAGCAGAAAGGCTCATTGTCCATAGCTGTTTCAGCCCTCTTGACATCTCGATTTCCGTGTCGTTGTCCGATAAGCTGACGCGCTTTACCAGCGAATAGGTCTGCCTTGAAAGGTCGAGGGCATCAAGCAGGTCGTAAAATGCCCTTGATATCTGTGCGGCAGACGCACCTGAACAAGCCTCCTTGAAATTCACAAGTGGCTCGATGACCTGTCTTCTCATATCGTTTATGCGCCCGAGGTCAACGCCGCTGTCGGGTGCGGCAGTGAAATCCTCCGTCCACATATCGCCGTCAACGCCCCAGCGCACGCAGTAGTCCTCCAGATCGCTTATCTCGTAATTCAAAAGCCCGTACAGCGGCGATTTTATCAGCTTTATGATATTATCAGTCCTGAATTTTCCGGTGAGAACGGTCTTGAAAATAGTGTTTATATAATGCACTATCGCCGATGCATCGATACTGTCACGCTTATCAAGAAAGAACGGGATATCATATCTCTCCATCGCCCCCGAGATAACCGCGCCGAAGCTTTCAAGGTCGCGGACGGTGACAGCTATATCGTTGAATTTATAATTCTCCTCACGGACAAGCCTGCATATCTCTGCACAGATGTAATCTGCTTCTTCATAAACATCATCAGCCGCAAGGACTTTCACGCAGTCCCCCGAAGCTTTGTAGGGTATCCTGTTGTAGTCAAAAAGATGCTCGCTCAGCTGTAGGATATCGGGGTGGTCGCCTGATATTTCGGGAGCGGAAGTCTCCCTCAGCTGCTTGTTGTGGCTCATTGTCATATCTCTCAGCATCTGCCTTACGGACACAGTGATATCAAAGGGATTAGTTCGGCATCGGGAAACAAAAGCATCATCGATAAGCAGTGATACTGTCAGGGACTTTCCCTTGACGATGCACTGTTCAAGCATACGTTTTTCATCGTAGGAAAAATCAGTGAACGCCGAAACGAATATGCTCTTGCCGTCGAAAACATCACAGGTCTTTGAAAGTTCAGCCGCTTCTTCCATCAGTGAGAGCTGATCTTTCATATCGGCTTTTTCAAGTTCCTGCTTATAATTCTCGAATATAGCCCCGATATCGGAAAGCTTCATGGAGATAGAGCCTTCCAGCTTTGCCGAAGCCATCTGCAAAGCCTGCGGAGTCACACCGCTCTGGCGCAGGCGGGGCAGAAGTTCAGTCAGCTCACCGATAAATGAAGCCTTGGCAGTGCTGTTCTTGTAGTACCTTATAACGCCGTCCTTAACGGCTTTTTTCACTGCGAGGAACATGAGTATCATCTGGGCATTGGCATTGGCGCTGTCCTTTGCTTTGCTGCCGTATCTTGCTGAGATATCCTCTGCAAGATGCTGAAAGCCCGCGGTCTCGATACTGTTGAAAAGTCTCGCCCCGAGAGCTTCATACAGAGTCTTGTCATACTCAAAAGAGAACTGGTCGGGCACGATGACAAGCACCTTTTCTCCCGAAGAAGCGGCTTCACATATACGCTGTATAAAAAGGCTTTCGCGGCTGCTGCGCACACCGCCTGTGATGATCTCTGTCATGATCATTCCTCCCCGTAGGATATAGTCATTAACAGTATACCACCCCGGAAGATTTTTGTCAAATCAAAGATGTACAAATTTTGGTACTAGTCCATCAATTCCAGTATAAACTCGGCTATCCTAAAAGATATCTCTATCTCGCCCTCACCATTTATCACTGTCAGCTCCCCGATCTTCGTCTTTTCCTCTTCAAAATGAACAGCCTGCGCAGGAAAAAATGCATTCTGTATGCCGCTGAAAAATCTGCCGTTCCCAAAAGCGAAAATAAACGCCGATACTGCCGCGATGTAAAGTCTTGAACCTCTTGTCATAAAAATTCCTCCCATAATAAGCTTTCACACTTATCATGGGAGGAAAATAATAGTTTATTCAGTTAGTTACCAAAAACCTGTCTTGCAATATCCACAGACTGCTTGGCATCCTTCGAGTAGAAATCAGCACCTATCTGCTCCGCATAATCGGGTGTGACAACCGCACCGCCCACCATTATCTTGCAGTCAACATTGTTGGCACGCAGAAGCTTGATAGTTTCTTCCATGCTGACCAGAGTAGTGGTCATCAGCGCTGAAAGTCCGACCAGATGAACATCGTTCTCGATAGCCGCGTCAACAACTGTCTGATAGTCAACGTCCTTGCCAAGGTCGATGACCTCGTAGCCGTAGTTTTCAAGCAGAACTTTAACTATGTTCTTGCCGATATCGTGTATATCGCCCTTGACCGTCGCAAGTATTATCTTGCCCTTTGAAACACTGCTGCCGCCCTCTGCAAGCATTTTCTGCTTGATGACCTCAAAACAGCCCTGTGCAACACCTGCGGTCTGTATCAGCTGGGGCAGGAATATTTTGCCCTTTTCAAACTGTTCGCCCGCCTTGTCCAGTGCAGGAACAAGCATCTCATTGATTATGGTCATGGAATCCGTAGTTTCCAGAAGCTTCGCTGTTATCTCGGCACCCTCACCTTTAAGACCGTGTTCAATGGCATATGGTAAGTCCATGTCGGACTTCTTCTCTGCCTTGGGCGCAGGCGAAGAAGTATCTGCACCGTAGTGGGCAATGAAATCCATGGAATTTTTATCTATGTTGGTCAGCAGCTTGTAAGTCCTTACAGTCGCTGTCATGGAATCGATATTCGGATTCATGATAGGCAGGTCAAGACCGCTTGTCAGGCACATCATCAGGAAGTTGTGGTTGACGATCTCTCTGCTTGGCAGACCGAAGCTTATATTAGAAACACCGAGAACAGTCCTAAGACCCAGTTCATGCTTTACACGGTATACAGCATTGACCGTCTGCATAACGTTCTCCTGTTCCGCAGAAGCCGTCAGTGTAAGGCAGTCGATATAAACGTCCTCTTTGCGTATTCCTATCGACATGGCGCGGTCGAGTATCTTCTTAGCCAGTGCAAAACGCGCGTCAGCGGTCTTTGGTATGCCGTTTTCGTCAAGGGTAAGACCCACCACAGCTGCACCGTATTTCTTTACCAGAGGAAGCACCGTTTCAAGGGACTTTTCCTCAGCGTTTACAGAGTTTACAATGGGCTTGCCGTTGTATACCCTCAGCGCCGCTTCCATTACCTCGGGGATAGTGGAGTCAAGCTGCAGAGGAACATCGCAAACGCCCTGCAAAGCCTTTACCGCTTTTACCATCATCGCCTTTTCGTCAATGGCGGGAAGTCCTACATTGACATCAAGGATATCCGCACCTGCGTCTATCTGTTCCATAGCCTGTCCGAGGATATAATCGATATCTCCCTCAAGCAGTGCCTGCTTGAAACGCTTTTTACCTGTGGGATTTATCCTCTCACCGATGATTCGTGGCTGGTCGATAACAACAGTTTCCGTAGGTGAACAGCACACAGCAGGAATATGAACTTCCCTCTCGATGTACTTTTTACCTTCCAGCATCTTTTTCAGCGCCGCGATGTAAGTCGGATTGGTACCGCAGCAGCCGCCTATTACCTTGATGCCCAGAGGTATCAGCTTCTCGGCGAACTCTGCAAATTCTTCAGCTGAACAGTTGTATTCGTTGGTAACAGGGTCGGGCAGACCTGCATTGGGCTTTACCACAACAGGCAGGGTCGTCCACTGACATATCTTCTCAACAACAGGATAAAGCTCCTTAGGTCCCAGAGAACAGTTGACACCCAGAGCATCAACTCCAAGACCCTCGGCAGTAAGGCACATTGCGCTTATATCAACGCCCGTAAAGGTACGCATATTCTCCTCGAAAGTCATGGTACACATTATCGGGAGATCGCTGTTTTCTTTAGCCGCAAGGATAGCCGCTTTCAGCTCGTAAAGGTCGGTCATGGTCTCAAAGACGATAACGTCGGCTTCTCTGCCTGCGATGACCATTTCCTTGAAGATGTCGTAAGCTTCTTCAAAAGTCAGCGTGCCCGTAGGTTCAAGCATCTGTCCTATGGAACCGATATCCAGTGCAACAAGGGTATCATGACCCTCAGCCGCCTTTCTCGCCAGACGTAT from Ruminococcus albus AD2013 includes:
- a CDS encoding PD-(D/E)XK nuclease family protein, whose protein sequence is MTEIITGGVRSSRESLFIQRICEAASSGEKVLVIVPDQFSFEYDKTLYEALGARLFNSIETAGFQHLAEDISARYGSKAKDSANANAQMILMFLAVKKAVKDGVIRYYKNSTAKASFIGELTELLPRLRQSGVTPQALQMASAKLEGSISMKLSDIGAIFENYKQELEKADMKDQLSLMEEAAELSKTCDVFDGKSIFVSAFTDFSYDEKRMLEQCIVKGKSLTVSLLIDDAFVSRCRTNPFDITVSVRQMLRDMTMSHNKQLRETSAPEISGDHPDILQLSEHLFDYNRIPYKASGDCVKVLAADDVYEEADYICAEICRLVREENYKFNDIAVTVRDLESFGAVISGAMERYDIPFFLDKRDSIDASAIVHYINTIFKTVLTGKFRTDNIIKLIKSPLYGLLNYEISDLEDYCVRWGVDGDMWTEDFTAAPDSGVDLGRINDMRRQVIEPLVNFKEACSGASAAQISRAFYDLLDALDLSRQTYSLVKRVSLSDNDTEIEMSRGLKQLWTMSLSAVRSIYELLGEEKISLRSYYDLYSLMLSQMKVSEPPQKLDCVRIVDASHSRFSGVKALFAAEVNDGVFPASVKSRGLLSEHEKELLKLEEDIEIADNSLNTLKRERLAAYTALCTPTDRLYVLYSRSDLLGTEKRPSVLVKEVREILGLGVESINQLPSDFFCTSYKTAYTVYIEHSRDNTASVSSIRDSLMGSAYYYDKLRTLSEACKDKPFKLSEERAKEVFFAAETAEVSPTKLDNYFKCPFMYFCNYGLRLSRSQKMDMDGLNKGLMIHDVLEKAIGSEERTPTENREHFLAMTEEDITGLIEERFGDYYKNVFCGDFGKNKTFLYRFESMKQQAFNIVKYVQRELSNGGFAPAVTEYRLTRDNGADHLDLTLKDGRHIVLIGTIDRADIYEDENGRKFVRIIDYKFRKQTAFDLGELFCGLNLQMLIYLSVLLETGNPVNPDMELEQAGVFYLKLIGDGQKLSEDCELSEDALYTAACESAIDAFSRKGRISDADGINEKLDSTISKASLSSCTMSDAMFTAMRIFAKRKVIEYGNRLLDGDIDADPLENICSYCRFGGICGKAFPDEPRKGNKEQMKEALEEIMNEKGEGEE
- a CDS encoding homocysteine S-methyltransferase family protein, with amino-acid sequence MGFRELLKNKEFVILDGAMGTMLQAKGLKMGETPEVMNIEKPEWLLDIHRQYIEAGSDVIYANTFGGNRHKLAKCGYSVETLIGEGIRLARKAAEGHDTLVALDIGSIGQMLEPTGTLTFEEAYDIFKEMVIAGREADVIVFETMTDLYELKAAILAAKENSDLPIMCTMTFEENMRTFTGVDISAMCLTAEGLGVDALGVNCSLGPKELYPVVEKICQWTTLPVVVKPNAGLPDPVTNEYNCSAEEFAEFAEKLIPLGIKVIGGCCGTNPTYIAALKKMLEGKKYIEREVHIPAVCCSPTETVVIDQPRIIGERINPTGKKRFKQALLEGDIDYILGQAMEQIDAGADILDVNVGLPAIDEKAMMVKAVKALQGVCDVPLQLDSTIPEVMEAALRVYNGKPIVNSVNAEEKSLETVLPLVKKYGAAVVGLTLDENGIPKTADARFALAKKILDRAMSIGIRKEDVYIDCLTLTASAEQENVMQTVNAVYRVKHELGLRTVLGVSNISFGLPSREIVNHNFLMMCLTSGLDLPIMNPNIDSMTATVRTYKLLTNIDKNSMDFIAHYGADTSSPAPKAEKKSDMDLPYAIEHGLKGEGAEITAKLLETTDSMTIINEMLVPALDKAGEQFEKGKIFLPQLIQTAGVAQGCFEVIKQKMLAEGGSSVSKGKIILATVKGDIHDIGKNIVKVLLENYGYEVIDLGKDVDYQTVVDAAIENDVHLVGLSALMTTTLVSMEETIKLLRANNVDCKIMVGGAVVTPDYAEQIGADFYSKDAKQSVDIARQVFGN